Below is a genomic region from Marinobacter salarius.
CCGCCTACGGCATACCAGAAAGCGACCAGAAAAAAACGCTCAAAGACGTTGACCAGCAGCGTACGTGACAATGCCAGATGCATCTCATCAGGCGACGTTGCCGCGCCCCGCTCCTCGGCCGGCAAACTATCCATAACGTGATGCCACGCGGACTGCATGTCACCCCTCGCCCAGGATTGACTGTAAACCTCCAGGCGAGCACGCCAACCCGGCACTCCCATCAACAACACCATCAACAGGAATTCCAGTGGATACGCGGCCATGCGCCAGCCAATGGTGTGCAGATAGTATTCCCCGGCCGCCAGCATCAGCGAGGGTACAAGAACAATAGACAGCCCCTTCCATCGGCCCGCCTCGTTACCAGAGCTCCCGGTACTTCCCCGCTTAAAGGCGGAACGCCACAACGCCTCCGAAGACCAGGCGCTGACCGCATCCAGCTTGCGTCTGACCAGGTAGGCCAACAGGAAAACCACCAATACCATCAGTTATCCGCTCCGTTGCCATGCCCTGCACCAAGCAGTTGCCGGTATCGGTGCCAGTCAAAAGCCGGGCCTGGATCGGTTTTGCGACCGGGTGCAATATCGCTGTGCCCGGTGATCCGCTCTCGCGTGATGGTCGGCCATGACTTCATGATCAATAGCGACAAATCAGCAAGCACTTCATATTGAGCCGTGGTGTAGGGAATGTCGTCTTCGCCTTCCAGCTCAATGCCGATTGAATAATCATTGCACTCCTCACGGCCCTGAAAGCAGGACCGCCCGGCATGCCACGCGCGCTCCAACAAGCTGACGAACTGAAGGCATGCGCCATCCCGGCGGATCAGCAGGTGTGACGAAACCTTCATATCGGCTATGGTCTCGAAATAGGGGTGCTCTGAGGGAGACAGTTGGTTGCAGAAAAACCGTTCAATGGCATCGCCTCCAAACTGCCCCGGAGGCAGGCTGATATTATGCACAACCAACAGGGATATCGCCGCACCTTCGGGGCGTTTGCCAAAATTTGGAGACGGACACCAGCGGGCGCCAGCTACCCGACCGGTCATCCGTAATCCGGCGACAGCCGGTGGCGACAGGTCAATGGAATTGTGGGAAGGGATGGTTTCAGACAATGTGGTTCCAACAGGCCGGTGGCGAACGAACGGACAACCGCTGTGTTCGCCGTTGTTGCTTTGATGCTCCTGATTGAAGCACAAAGTCTCCGGTCTTGCTATACGGTCAGTCCTTGCGGCTGCTGCGAAGGTTGTCGATGATGGATTCCAGTGCCCGGTCGAATATCAGGCCGTCATCCAACATGGAGATCTCGTCCGCTGCGAGAGCCCGTGCCAGGTTTTCACGTTGATATTCAGCCACTTTGGCACCACTGCGATTAACGAAGATGTATTTGCCCGTCGCCTTGATAAACGCCGCCAGCTTGCAGCGGGTTTTGTTGCCATCACGGGTCAGCTCGATCCAGGAACCAACACGAAGGCCGTCAGCCCGCTCCAGCCACTGAAGCTCGACGTTTTCGACGGAGCTCTCCACCGATGCCTCTACGGCCGGTTTTTCAGGGCTTGCAGGCCCAACGGCTGCAGACATGGCGACGTCCGAGGCCCCTGAGGCGTCTGATACGACACCCTCAAAAGACGGCTCCGCTTTTTCCGGGGCTTTGGGCGCTGCATCCGGCAGGCTCTTGGAGACCACAGACGGTTCCGCCTCCACCTTTTTGGGCGCAGCCTGGGGTTCAGGTTCGGGCGCGACGATAGGACGTGTCGTGGTGGCAAGGCGTTGGAATACATCCACGTGTGCCAGCTCAAGGTCTCTTATGGCGGCGTCGGTCGCAAACGGGTCCCACGAAATTTCCTGCAGGGCGTTTCTCAGACCGTCGACGATTCCCGGAATCGACCGTAGCAACGCGCTGCGGGTGTTGTTGTCGACGGGCCTGGGATCAACACTCCAGATGAGTTGCCGGGTCAGGTCACATGCCTCATCCCAGCGCTCACTGTCTTCACCCTCACGCAACACGATCCACTGCAGATACTTGGCCCACGCCTCATTCAATAGCGTGACAACCGGCGGAGACAAATCCCGACCGGTAATCTGTTCGTTCAGCAGGTTCTCAGACGCCTTGGATGCCCTCTCCTGCTTGGCCCTGCCTTCCTCTGCATCACGCAGACGCTGCTCCACAAGCTCCCTGCGACGACGGTCCAGATCCATGAAATGGCCGAAGTCGCTGAGCAGCTCACTGAAAATATCGACGTTGTCGGTGAATTCATTAAGCACGCGATCGACCACCGACTCGATCTTGTCTCGTAGCGGATCACGTTGGCCGGGCTTTTTCTCAGTCCAACCGATAGCGGACATGGCCAGCTCATTCAGCAGCTTCCGTACCGGATGCCCACCCCGGTTAAAGAAATTGTTGTCGCTCAGAGCGACCTTGAGCACGGGAATCTGAAGGCGCCCGATCACGGCCTTCATTACCGGGTGTAGCTGACGGTCCTCCAGGATAAAATCGAACAACATGGACACCAGATTGATGACGTCGCTGTCCACCTGGCCGACGTCATGTTTTCTCCCGGCGTCCGACCGGAATACCTGCTGTAGTTGCTCTGACAGAGGCACAACCTCACCCTGCCCCCAATGGACAGACTGGGACTGAATTTCGTGAAGCCGCGCCATCAGTGTGCGGGTATCGAGCGCGCCTGCGCTGGGTGGCCCACTGCTCTCTGTGCCGTACTCCGTCGAATTCTGCCCCTGGTGCAACAGGGCACTCAGTTCCGAAAACGTTGCCCGCACATCGTCAGACGGCGCAGTGAGCGGCCCCGACGCATCTGATTCCGAGCGTGCTGACAGCGTCCCGGTGGTCCGTCCCCCAGCCGGGGCATAGTTTCCAGACGCGCTCTGACCACCGACCGGCGGGCGACGCATGTCGGGCAGCACCCCTTCGGCGATCAGTGTTTTGTTGGCATCCTTGTAAAAATCGCCCAGAACACCCACGAGCAGGCGGTCGAACAGTTTAAGCACCACCAGCTTGGCACGGATATCGATATCCAGGTCAGAGCAGGCTTCCGCAACCCCTCCGCAGATCACCTCCGGGCTCAGGGGCATCTGACTGTCCTCCAGACGCACCGAGGGCAGCAGATGAGCAACCCGCACATTCAGCAGGCGTATTACCTCCGCGTGTTGGTTGCGGAGTTTGTTGATCAGGTTGTCGATGGCGACCTGCTGCTCCAGATCGGAATGGTCCAGCAACGCCAGCGAGTCCTGATCCACCTCATCCAGGGTGCCACTGCCACCACCCGGCTTGAACGAACCAATGTCATTGAAAGCACGGCTGACATACTGCAGCACGGACACGGTCATATTCTTGCGCCGCAGCCTCAACTCACGCATGGCGTCGAAGTAAGCAGTCTGGTCCTGGTTGCTTCCAGCCTTGTCCGCCAGCTCAAAGAGCGCGTCATCCGCCTTGTCGAAAAAACCAGACAGCACAGACTTCAGTGACTGACCCGATACGTCACGCAGGCGTACCAGAGAGCCCGGCAGGGAAAACCTGTCAGGAAGCTTCTGGCTCTTGAGACTTACAACCTTGTTATCCTGCGCCATTCGGCTGCTCCGGGTGGTGTCTGGAGAAATGTGTTATTGCACATCTTAGGCCTTACCCACGTCACCTTGTGTCAGAATTTGTCACCTTTTGTGTTTAAGTGATGGTTGTCACAGTTTAGCACCCCACCCTTCCAGGTTTGGCGAATCTGGCGAAGGCCTATAGAATCACATCCGCACACCCAATGTGCCTCAAAACCGCCACTGAACGACCGGAAACTCTGCCATGATCCCAGCCGAACTGCTTCGTCAGTCCCGCATCGAAACCGTTGCACAAAGCCTGCGTGAAGACATTGGAGATGGCGACATTACTGCCATGCTGATTCCGCAGGCGCGCATCAGTCGCGGACATGTCATTACCCGGGATGCCGCAACCATTGCCGGACGCGCATGGGTTGAGGAGGTGTTCCGGCAGGTGGACCCGGGGGTCACCCTGAGCTGGGAGGTGCAAGACGGAGACGAGGCAAGCCCCGGCCAATCGCTGTTTTCCATGGAAGGCCCAGCCCGCAGCCTGCTCACCGCCGAGCGCTCAGCCCTGAACTGGCTGCAGCTGCTGTCCGGCGTTGCCACCACGTGTGCCGGCCATGCCCGCCGTGTCGCCCATACCGGTGTCCAGCTATTGGATACCCGCAAGACCCTGCCGGGCCTGCGGCTGGCGCAGAAATACGCGGTTACCTGTGGTGGCTGCCATAACCATCGCATTGGTCTGTGGGATGCCTTTCTGATCAAGGAAAACCACATTGCCGCCTGTGGCTCTATTGCCAATGCAGTCAGCGAGGCCCGCCGCATTGCCCCTGGCCGACCGGTAGAAGTGGAAACCGAAAACCTGGACGAACTGGATCAGGCCCTGGCCGCAGGCGCGGATATCATTATGCTGGATGAATTCTCACTGGCGGACATGCGTCAGGCGGTTGTCCGCACGGCGGGCGCCGCAAAGCTGGAAGCATCGGGCGGCATCAGCAGCGAGACGCTGGTACCGATTGCCGAGACAGGGGTTGACTACATTTCTATCGGAGCGCTGACCAAGGATGTCCGGGCGGTGGACCTGTCCATGCGCCTGGACATACACGACTGAATCGGTCGGAGACCCCATTTCTACACTCAGGGCTGACCGGACAGCAGGCGGTCCATTTCTGCCAACTCGCTAATCAGGACGGTCCCTGACTCTTCCCGGCCCCGGAAGTGCTCTTCCGCCATCGGTGCCATACCGGACACCTGAGGCAGGGGGTGGCCGCCTTCAATCAACGCTTTCATGCGGCTGACAAAGACGAACTGCAGCCACTGGGTAAACTCCAGCGTGTCCACGGCAAATGGCTGGGCGCTCTGCAGCGCCTCTGGCGATGGCGGCTCGCTCTCCCACGCATCGAGTCGCCGCAATTCAATCTCTATCTGAAGCAGACTATCCGCGACACGGGCGGTATGGTCGGACGAATTCGCCATAGATATGCTCACTCTTAATCTGCCAGGGGTTCCAGTTCAACGGTTTCGCCATGAAGCACTCGATACAGGTCTTCATACTGCCGTGTCAGCGGATGTTTCGGTGCCATATGAATCAACGGTTGCCGGCTCTGGTGCGACTCCTTCATCTTCACCGAACTGGACAACCTCACCGGCAATACGGGCAGGCCCTCGTCCATCAGCTCGCGCACCAGCTTCTTTGGCAGGCTGGCGCGGGGCTGGAACTGGTTCGCGACAATACCTTCGACCACGAGGTCTTCGTTGTGGTCTTCCTGCAGCTCCTGGATCTCGTGAAGGATGCTGTAGAGGGCCTGACGGGAAAAATCATCGCAATCGAAAGGGATCAGGCAGCGCTGCGCCGCAATCAATGCCGATCGAGTGTAGAAATTGAGCGCCGGCGCCGTATCAATGTAGATTTCGTCAAACGACTCACCAAGCTTCTTCAGCGCTTCCCTCAGCTTGTAGATCTTGTGCTTGGCTTCCAGCTTGCGCTCCAGAAAATCCAGTTCCGGGCTGGAGGGCATAACAAACAGGTTGTCGAAGGGAGAGGCGTGGACAAATTCGTCCGCGCGCCGATTGAACACGGTAAACGCCACCGTCTGCTCAAGATAGTCGGCAACGGTATCCTTGAGCTCGCCCGCAGGCCTACCTAGCAGGTAGTGGGTGGAGTTACCCTGGGGATCAAGATCGACAACCAGTGTTCGTTTGCCCCGGGCAGCGCTGATCGCGGCCAGGTTACAGGTGATACTGGACTTGCCGACGCCACCTTTCTGGTTAAACACTACTCGTCTCATGCTGCTTCCTCTGACAGTTTCCCTGCGAATATAACGCCCTACCAGCCCAACACCGACTTAACGAACGGGATCGTCAGCCGCCGCTGGGCGCGTAATGAATTTTCATCCAGGCGATCCAGAATCGCCAGTAGATCAGCCAGCTTCCGGGGTGCTCGTCTGAGTATGAATACAGCCACATCGTCACTGAGGACAAGGCCGCGCTGTTCCGCCCTCGCCATCAGTATTCTCAGGCGATCATCGTCGCGATGGATCCCCAGCTGAATGGTCAGACCATGACTCAACCGGGACACCAGATCCTGCAACCCGAATGGCAGTGACGCCGGGAGCTCCGACAGGCTGACGACCATCAGGTGGCCATGGTCACTGACCCGATTGTACAGATGGAAGATGGCCTCTTCCCAGTTTTCCTGGCCCGCTATGAGATCCAGGTCATCCAGGCAGATGACCGACTGGCCTTCAAGCCCTGAGAGCGCGTCAGGCCCCAGTGGCAACAACTCTTCCATGCTGACACAAACCGCACTCTGTTGGTTTTGCTCTGCCAGATGACAGGCCGCCTGTAACAGATGGCTTTTACCGGTATCAGCGTCGCCGCAGACGGCGATGACGGGCACAGCACCGGCTTGTTCGCAGGCGGATTTAAGCCTCGCCGCGGCGTCGGCATTCCGGCTGCCATGAAAATTGTCAAAACGGGCATCGTCTCGAAGTTTGACCCCCAACACCAACTGCGACGCACTCACTGTCTTTTTGCCCTCCATGCCCTCAGACCCCAAACGCCGATGTAGTGAGCGCCACTGAAAATGGCTGAAGCCGCCACCAGCAAAATGCCAACGTCCATAACCCACGGTTGCATCGGCAAATCCGCCAGCAGAATGATGATCGCGAGGGCGACCAGAATCTGGATCAGGGTGTTGAGTTTGCCGGGCAGGCTCGGCTGCATCTCAAAGCGACCGACACCATAATGAAACGCCAACCCACCACAGACGATCAGGAGATCCCGGCCCAACACCAACCAGAACAGCCAGGCTGGAAGTACGTCAGTCAGAACCAGCATCAGATAAGCGGTGATCAGCAGTGCTTTGTCGGCCAGTGGGTCGGCAATGGCGC
It encodes:
- a CDS encoding CDP-alcohol phosphatidyltransferase family protein: MTHRWRWIPNALTFLRILLIAPFAAALMAKEYRFALMIFFLASATDAFDGFLARHYNWRTRLGAIADPLADKALLITAYLMLVLTDVLPAWLFWLVLGRDLLIVCGGLAFHYGVGRFEMQPSLPGKLNTLIQILVALAIIILLADLPMQPWVMDVGILLVAASAIFSGAHYIGVWGLRAWRAKRQ
- the nadC gene encoding carboxylating nicotinate-nucleotide diphosphorylase; the protein is MIPAELLRQSRIETVAQSLREDIGDGDITAMLIPQARISRGHVITRDAATIAGRAWVEEVFRQVDPGVTLSWEVQDGDEASPGQSLFSMEGPARSLLTAERSALNWLQLLSGVATTCAGHARRVAHTGVQLLDTRKTLPGLRLAQKYAVTCGGCHNHRIGLWDAFLIKENHIAACGSIANAVSEARRIAPGRPVEVETENLDELDQALAAGADIIMLDEFSLADMRQAVVRTAGAAKLEASGGISSETLVPIAETGVDYISIGALTKDVRAVDLSMRLDIHD
- a CDS encoding YqcC family protein; protein product: MANSSDHTARVADSLLQIEIELRRLDAWESEPPSPEALQSAQPFAVDTLEFTQWLQFVFVSRMKALIEGGHPLPQVSGMAPMAEEHFRGREESGTVLISELAEMDRLLSGQP
- the hda gene encoding DnaA regulatory inactivator Hda, encoding MEGKKTVSASQLVLGVKLRDDARFDNFHGSRNADAAARLKSACEQAGAVPVIAVCGDADTGKSHLLQAACHLAEQNQQSAVCVSMEELLPLGPDALSGLEGQSVICLDDLDLIAGQENWEEAIFHLYNRVSDHGHLMVVSLSELPASLPFGLQDLVSRLSHGLTIQLGIHRDDDRLRILMARAEQRGLVLSDDVAVFILRRAPRKLADLLAILDRLDENSLRAQRRLTIPFVKSVLGW
- a CDS encoding histidine kinase — its product is MVLVVFLLAYLVRRKLDAVSAWSSEALWRSAFKRGSTGSSGNEAGRWKGLSIVLVPSLMLAAGEYYLHTIGWRMAAYPLEFLLMVLLMGVPGWRARLEVYSQSWARGDMQSAWHHVMDSLPAEERGAATSPDEMHLALSRTLLVNVFERFFLVAFWYAVGGIAVAFFARGIIALRDHWPHAAARPGFSRLAEILNWLPSRLLSFTFGVAGDLAGWMKEGKRMLFDFTLKTSQLLMGAAGAALTGYALEPERFSKIHPEEWASFGGRSLEAIRDLLNRSMLVWICILALLVIAGVL
- a CDS encoding DUF1631 domain-containing protein, which translates into the protein MAQDNKVVSLKSQKLPDRFSLPGSLVRLRDVSGQSLKSVLSGFFDKADDALFELADKAGSNQDQTAYFDAMRELRLRRKNMTVSVLQYVSRAFNDIGSFKPGGGSGTLDEVDQDSLALLDHSDLEQQVAIDNLINKLRNQHAEVIRLLNVRVAHLLPSVRLEDSQMPLSPEVICGGVAEACSDLDIDIRAKLVVLKLFDRLLVGVLGDFYKDANKTLIAEGVLPDMRRPPVGGQSASGNYAPAGGRTTGTLSARSESDASGPLTAPSDDVRATFSELSALLHQGQNSTEYGTESSGPPSAGALDTRTLMARLHEIQSQSVHWGQGEVVPLSEQLQQVFRSDAGRKHDVGQVDSDVINLVSMLFDFILEDRQLHPVMKAVIGRLQIPVLKVALSDNNFFNRGGHPVRKLLNELAMSAIGWTEKKPGQRDPLRDKIESVVDRVLNEFTDNVDIFSELLSDFGHFMDLDRRRRELVEQRLRDAEEGRAKQERASKASENLLNEQITGRDLSPPVVTLLNEAWAKYLQWIVLREGEDSERWDEACDLTRQLIWSVDPRPVDNNTRSALLRSIPGIVDGLRNALQEISWDPFATDAAIRDLELAHVDVFQRLATTTRPIVAPEPEPQAAPKKVEAEPSVVSKSLPDAAPKAPEKAEPSFEGVVSDASGASDVAMSAAVGPASPEKPAVEASVESSVENVELQWLERADGLRVGSWIELTRDGNKTRCKLAAFIKATGKYIFVNRSGAKVAEYQRENLARALAADEISMLDDGLIFDRALESIIDNLRSSRKD
- the ampD gene encoding 1,6-anhydro-N-acetylmuramyl-L-alanine amidase AmpD, whose translation is MTGRVAGARWCPSPNFGKRPEGAAISLLVVHNISLPPGQFGGDAIERFFCNQLSPSEHPYFETIADMKVSSHLLIRRDGACLQFVSLLERAWHAGRSCFQGREECNDYSIGIELEGEDDIPYTTAQYEVLADLSLLIMKSWPTITRERITGHSDIAPGRKTDPGPAFDWHRYRQLLGAGHGNGADN
- a CDS encoding ParA family protein, with product MRRVVFNQKGGVGKSSITCNLAAISAARGKRTLVVDLDPQGNSTHYLLGRPAGELKDTVADYLEQTVAFTVFNRRADEFVHASPFDNLFVMPSSPELDFLERKLEAKHKIYKLREALKKLGESFDEIYIDTAPALNFYTRSALIAAQRCLIPFDCDDFSRQALYSILHEIQELQEDHNEDLVVEGIVANQFQPRASLPKKLVRELMDEGLPVLPVRLSSSVKMKESHQSRQPLIHMAPKHPLTRQYEDLYRVLHGETVELEPLAD